The following coding sequences lie in one Paracidovorax avenae genomic window:
- a CDS encoding DUF2946 domain-containing protein, with product MSRHRPRSLFLWLAIVAILWGSLMPAWSSMLAAPAGKTWIEVCTSQGPRLMAADTQGLPADHALPSGMDCPFCRLPQDVPAIACAPGTPVVAGTAARGMPATCLPLPPRLVAVWSAHPSRAPPRLY from the coding sequence ATGTCCCGGCACCGTCCGCGCTCCCTTTTCCTCTGGCTGGCCATCGTGGCCATCCTGTGGGGGAGCCTCATGCCGGCGTGGAGCAGCATGCTGGCCGCCCCGGCCGGAAAGACCTGGATCGAGGTCTGCACCTCGCAGGGCCCCCGCCTGATGGCGGCGGACACGCAAGGCCTGCCCGCCGACCACGCACTGCCTTCGGGCATGGATTGTCCCTTCTGCCGGCTGCCGCAGGACGTGCCCGCCATCGCGTGCGCGCCCGGCACGCCGGTCGTTGCCGGCACCGCCGCGCGTGGCATGCCTGCGACGTGCCTGCCGTTGCCGCCCCGGCTGGTGGCGGTCTGGTCCGCGCACCCCAGCCGCGCGCCCCCGCGCCTTTACTGA